Proteins encoded in a region of the Xiphophorus couchianus chromosome 11, X_couchianus-1.0, whole genome shotgun sequence genome:
- the prr7 gene encoding proline-rich protein 7, which translates to MVMSQGTYTFLACFAGFWLVWALIVMLCCFCSFLQRRLKRHREDRLREQCLQAVEMEPLSAHPAGYPSAPPPAQPPQVQREPPPQICPSQMLAAPVALPVPHPMPQANWVSMPDTDVFGKPPCYEDAVLMEDPPPPYSEVLADPRGGTYLKPGPLRGAPLPSRENPHLPPVVTSETSKPPVATVFPDRGYSSLIRLPSSQRWDSLGHLLSNMDLNNSLTPPGARSLQVANTAAMATMPRRESRTHYESMQSEIRGLQRSMRGFQGGFQGIQGVHRLRSLEPSCGMPTAFPLLGRSTAV; encoded by the exons ATGGTGATGTCCCAGGGCACCTACACCTTCCTGGCCTGTTTCGCTGGCTTCTGGTTGGTCTGGGCCCTCATCGTCATGCTGTGCTGCTTCTGCAGCTTTTTACAGCGCCGGCTGAAGCGGCACAGAGAGGACAGACTCAGAGAACAATGTTTGCAGGCCGTGGAGATGGAGCCGCTTTCTGCTCATCCTGCCGGATACCCATCGGCGCCGCCACCGGCGCAGCCTCCGCAGGTGCAGAGGGAGCCGCCACCGCAGATCTGCCCTTCCCAGATGCTGGCGGCGCCCGTCGCTCTGCCGGTTCCTCATCCGATGCCACAAGCCAACTGGGTCAGCATGCCAG ACACAGATGTATTTGGGAAGCCACCTTGCTATGAGGATGCGGTCCTGATGGAGGACCCCCCTCCACCCTACAGCGAGGTCTTGGCTGACCCTCGAGGGGGGACGTACCTGAAGCCCGGCCCACTCCGGGGAGCACCGCTGCCTTCCAGGGAAAACCCCCACCTGCCTCCGGTCGTCACATCCGAGACCAGCAAGCCCCCAGTGGCCACCGTGTTCCCTGACAGAGGTTACTCCTCGCTAATCCGCCTGCCTTCATCCCAGCGCTGGGACTCGTTGGGTCACCTCCTGTCCAACATGGACCTGAACAACAGCCTGACCCCACCGGGGGCACGCTCGCTTCAGGTGGCCAACACCGCCGCCATGGCGACCATGCCGCGCAGGGAGTCTAGGACTCATTATGAGAGTATGCAAAGTGAAATACGGGGACTTCAGAGGAGCATGCGGGGATTTCAGGGAGGATTTCAAGGTATTCAGGGGGTTCATAGACTGAGAAGTCTGGAGCCTAGCTGTGGTATGCCAACCGCCTTCCCTTTGCTGGGTCGCAGCACTGCGGTCTGA